Proteins from one Prevotella sp. E2-28 genomic window:
- the lepA gene encoding translation elongation factor 4 — protein sequence MKNIRNFCIIAHIDHGKSTLADRLLERTKTIQVTEGQMLDDMDLERERGITIKSHAIQMEYEKDGEKYILNLIDTPGHVDFSYEVSRSIAACEGALLVVDATQGVQAQTISNLYMAIDNNLEIIPVINKIDMPSAMPDEVEDEIVDLIGCDPSDIIRASGKTGEGVEDILNAVVDRIPHPVGDEEAPLQALIFDSVFNSFRGIIAYFKITNGVIRKGDKVKFFNTGMEYEADEVGVLKMDMIPRKELRTGDVGYIISGIKNSKEVKVGDTITHVERPCDKAIEGFQEVKPMVFAGVYPIDPTDYENLRASLEKLQLNDASLTFQPESSVALGFGFRCGFLGLLHMEIVQERLDREFDMDVITTVPNVSYMCYTKQGEVKEVHNPSGLPEQTMIDHIEEPYIRASIITAADFIGPIMTLCLDKRGELIDQQYVSGNRVELRFMLPLGEIVIDFYDKLKSISKGYASFDYHIDSFRPSKLIKLDILLNGEPVDALSTLTHQDNAVTFGRRMCEKLKELIPRQQFDIAIQAAIGAKIIARETVKQVRKDVLAKCYGGDVSRKRKLLEKQKRGKKRMKQIGNVEVPQKAFLAVLKLD from the coding sequence ATGAAGAATATCAGAAATTTCTGTATAATAGCACATATTGACCACGGCAAGTCGACACTTGCCGATAGATTGTTAGAGCGCACCAAAACCATACAAGTGACTGAGGGACAGATGCTTGATGACATGGATTTGGAGCGTGAAAGGGGTATAACAATTAAAAGTCATGCCATCCAGATGGAGTATGAGAAGGATGGCGAGAAATATATCCTTAACCTGATTGATACTCCGGGACATGTGGACTTCTCGTACGAGGTGTCACGTAGTATTGCTGCCTGTGAGGGCGCGCTGCTTGTGGTTGATGCTACTCAGGGCGTGCAGGCTCAGACAATTTCGAACCTCTACATGGCAATTGATAATAATCTGGAGATTATCCCTGTTATCAACAAGATTGATATGCCCAGCGCAATGCCTGATGAGGTGGAAGACGAGATTGTGGACCTGATTGGTTGCGACCCTTCAGACATCATCCGCGCCTCTGGTAAAACAGGTGAAGGTGTTGAAGATATATTGAATGCTGTGGTTGATAGGATTCCACATCCTGTAGGCGACGAGGAGGCTCCGCTTCAGGCGTTGATCTTTGACTCAGTCTTTAATTCCTTCCGTGGTATTATTGCCTATTTCAAGATTACCAACGGTGTTATCCGTAAAGGTGATAAGGTGAAGTTCTTTAATACGGGTATGGAATACGAGGCCGACGAGGTGGGTGTGCTAAAGATGGACATGATACCTCGTAAGGAATTGCGCACAGGCGACGTAGGCTATATAATAAGTGGTATAAAGAACTCGAAAGAGGTGAAGGTGGGTGATACAATTACCCACGTGGAGCGTCCTTGTGATAAGGCTATCGAGGGTTTCCAAGAGGTGAAACCAATGGTGTTTGCCGGCGTTTATCCTATAGACCCCACTGACTATGAGAACCTGCGTGCCTCGTTGGAGAAACTGCAGTTGAACGATGCATCGCTGACCTTCCAGCCTGAGTCTTCCGTGGCTCTGGGTTTTGGTTTCCGCTGCGGATTCCTTGGATTGTTGCACATGGAAATTGTGCAGGAACGACTGGATCGTGAGTTCGATATGGATGTGATCACCACAGTACCCAACGTATCGTATATGTGCTATACGAAACAGGGTGAAGTGAAAGAAGTTCATAATCCTTCTGGATTGCCCGAACAGACAATGATTGACCATATCGAGGAGCCTTACATTCGTGCATCTATCATTACGGCAGCTGACTTTATCGGTCCAATCATGACGCTCTGTCTGGATAAGCGTGGCGAACTGATAGACCAACAATATGTCAGTGGTAACCGCGTGGAGCTGCGCTTCATGTTGCCTCTTGGCGAAATCGTGATTGACTTCTATGATAAGTTGAAGAGTATCTCGAAAGGCTATGCTTCTTTCGACTACCATATTGACTCGTTCCGTCCTTCTAAGCTGATTAAGCTGGACATCCTTTTGAACGGTGAACCCGTTGATGCTTTGTCAACGCTGACCCATCAGGACAATGCGGTGACCTTCGGACGCCGTATGTGCGAGAAGCTGAAAGAACTGATTCCTCGTCAGCAGTTTGATATTGCCATTCAGGCAGCTATCGGTGCAAAGATTATTGCACGTGAAACGGTGAAGCAGGTACGTAAGGATGTGCTCGCCAAGTGTTATGGTGGTGACGTGAGCCGTAAGCGTAAACTGCTGGAGAAACAGAAGCGAGGTAAGAAGCGCATGAAGCAGATTGGAAATGTGGAGGTGCCTCAGAAGGCTTTCCTCGCTGTTCTGAAGCTTGATTAA
- a CDS encoding tagaturonate reductase has translation MKPLNKHFAPKSVMPEKVIQFGEGNFLRAFVDWIIWNMDQKTNFNGSVVVVQPIERGMVDWLNGQDCLYHVNLQGRENGKPVNTLERIDVISRALNPYSQNDAFMALADQPEIRFVISNTTEAGIAFDPACKLEDKPASSYPGKLVQLLYRRYQTFNGDPTKGLIIFPCELIFLNGHVLKDCIRKYIELWQLPEGFKKWFEESCGVYATLVDRIVPGFPRKEIAEIQEKVGYRDNLVVQAENFHLWVIEAPKEVAQEFPADKAGLHVLFVPSEEPYHKRKVTLLNGPHTVLSPVAYLSGVNIVRDACNHEVIGKYIHKVQFEELMQTLDLPMDELEKFAADVLERFDNPFVDHQVTSIMLNSFPKFQARDLPGVKTYLERKGELPKGLVFGLAAIITYYKGGKRFDGAEITPNDDQKIMDLLKELWATGDTQKVTDGVLSAEFIWQEDLNKVAGLNQMVKQFLDLIQEKGMLEAVKTIL, from the coding sequence TTGAAACCATTAAACAAACACTTCGCTCCTAAGAGCGTTATGCCTGAAAAGGTGATTCAGTTTGGTGAAGGAAACTTCCTTCGTGCTTTTGTTGATTGGATTATCTGGAACATGGACCAGAAGACCAATTTCAATGGTAGTGTGGTTGTTGTGCAGCCCATCGAACGCGGTATGGTTGACTGGCTCAATGGTCAGGACTGCCTGTATCACGTAAACCTGCAGGGCCGTGAGAACGGCAAGCCCGTCAACACCCTTGAGCGTATCGACGTGATTAGTCGTGCCCTGAATCCCTATTCTCAGAACGATGCCTTCATGGCACTGGCCGACCAGCCCGAGATTCGTTTTGTGATTTCTAATACCACAGAGGCAGGTATCGCTTTCGATCCTGCTTGTAAGCTGGAGGACAAACCTGCAAGCAGCTATCCTGGCAAACTGGTTCAGTTGCTGTATCGTCGTTATCAGACTTTCAATGGTGATCCCACCAAGGGTCTTATCATATTCCCCTGCGAGCTGATTTTCCTGAACGGCCACGTGCTGAAGGATTGCATCCGCAAATATATTGAGCTGTGGCAGTTGCCTGAGGGCTTCAAGAAGTGGTTCGAGGAGTCTTGCGGTGTTTATGCCACCCTCGTTGACCGTATCGTTCCTGGCTTCCCCCGCAAGGAAATTGCAGAGATTCAGGAGAAGGTAGGTTATCGTGACAACCTCGTTGTACAGGCCGAGAACTTCCATCTCTGGGTAATTGAAGCTCCAAAGGAAGTAGCTCAGGAATTCCCTGCTGATAAAGCTGGACTGCACGTGCTGTTTGTGCCTTCTGAGGAGCCTTACCATAAGCGTAAGGTTACCCTGCTGAATGGTCCTCACACCGTATTAAGCCCTGTGGCTTATCTGAGTGGTGTAAATATTGTACGTGATGCTTGCAACCATGAGGTTATCGGAAAATATATCCACAAGGTACAGTTTGAGGAGCTGATGCAGACACTCGACCTGCCTATGGACGAACTGGAGAAGTTTGCTGCTGACGTGCTTGAGCGCTTCGACAACCCATTCGTAGATCATCAGGTAACCAGCATCATGCTGAATTCATTCCCCAAGTTCCAGGCTCGCGACCTGCCCGGTGTAAAGACTTACTTGGAGCGCAAGGGTGAGCTGCCTAAGGGATTGGTATTCGGTCTGGCTGCTATCATCACCTATTATAAGGGTGGTAAGCGTTTCGACGGAGCCGAGATTACACCTAACGATGACCAGAAGATTATGGATCTGCTGAAGGAGCTCTGGGCTACTGGCGATACTCAGAAGGTAACCGACGGTGTACTGAGTGCTGAGTTCATCTGGCAGGAAGACCTGAATAAGGTTGCAGGTCTGAACCAGATGGTGAAGCAGTTCCTTGACCTGATTCAGGAGAAAGGTATGCTGGAGGCTGTAAAGACTATCCTGTAA
- a CDS encoding Crp/Fnr family transcriptional regulator has translation MPNLSLTPRDVARELARRYSTMTHEELDILESVLIPMKFAKNEKILGEGETCEYIYWVVKGLVRQYYFKNGKDLTEYMATENTIVMSIESLFMEKPSSQIIQTLEPTIVYAMSKKELEAVAMRSVNIQILYRKILEESLIISQQRADMLRFESAQDRYQKLVKSCPQLVLRAPLVYIASYLQMTPETLSRVRTAVLMNS, from the coding sequence ATGCCAAACCTAAGTTTAACACCGCGCGATGTGGCCCGCGAACTGGCCAGAAGATACAGTACGATGACACACGAGGAACTCGACATCCTTGAGAGTGTCCTTATTCCTATGAAGTTTGCCAAGAACGAGAAAATTCTAGGCGAGGGTGAGACGTGTGAATATATTTACTGGGTTGTAAAAGGCTTAGTGCGTCAGTATTACTTTAAGAACGGTAAGGACTTGACAGAATACATGGCTACAGAGAATACGATTGTGATGAGTATTGAGAGCCTGTTTATGGAGAAGCCCTCTTCGCAAATCATCCAGACTCTTGAGCCTACCATTGTGTATGCTATGTCTAAAAAGGAGCTTGAGGCTGTGGCAATGCGCAGTGTTAATATTCAGATATTATATCGTAAAATATTGGAGGAATCTCTGATTATCAGTCAGCAGCGTGCTGATATGTTGCGCTTTGAAAGTGCTCAGGACCGTTATCAGAAACTGGTGAAGAGCTGTCCACAGTTGGTTCTGCGTGCACCATTGGTGTATATTGCCAGTTATTTGCAGATGACACCAGAGACGCTGAGTCGTGTGCGTACTGCAGTGCTGATGAACTCATAG